One stretch of Microbacterium terrae DNA includes these proteins:
- a CDS encoding glycosyl hydrolase 53 family protein → MTQHELDTTSPPLASIRAARRRTAPVWRSSLALGMAALLAIGVPTAANAVGGSTHVPAGTTVPVDNLSFEQGLSGWTSTGSVTAVGDGHAHDGTQHVRLAAGASVTRTVTGIAQGSYTLAGWFDGAKSNNAAALTATDTGAPSATAPVDVYLAGAGTWAQGAHRNVLVYNGQVTITITAGSSPLLVDGLTLTLDSQDVNPLQNWGFDDGLSGWAVNDAARVTGVTDGADSGSGAVRLGAGGAISQTIPVEPDTRYVVTARARVEREDTYTSTTQTDRFGPIGTLVTRSTTGNRVNIGVKGADDVVLRQAPAATAGYSLVSVSFTTDADDEEVTVYANTIADEAYRESVGVFADGDGATASGAAPADDWTGNGSDGAWIDNFDVFALEEGYIRGADVSNLQVLEDNGAKYFANGVQQDALRILSNRGVNSITGMIFVHAGKTLYDDSLQPIKVTDAIPGGGAYPDTLKLSHEGYFDEVHTVALAERAADLDLSLMPSYHLSDGFVSASKASTPYEWLDHSYDGTVANSDLAHIRSATYNYVRDSLTAIADTGVDIIAVKQGNEQNGGLVWPIGKGATSAGHAALIAAVNDAVQEVAPGAPGWAHTNNGYSTSAAQSFFTGLMNNGAKIDGASFSLYGGRSSANILNMAEMLNADPALRHLDYVNVEAAVSFTSYKATWASDNVITPPSQYYSRSVNGQYNWLLDYMQAPLDVPNPYGQMRGFYFWEIDWIPVGGIGSKQGVPADVSTRTMFNNGNPAITQMGSTQPGKTGDMLDSLSAYLMRGTVKDKPVDMQSPLDDPTTREAYAVESTAPTGITLAGDAVELTVGSRERLQPTVAPVDRVLTESTISYTSADETVATVSPSGYVVGTGPGTTTVTAAVSGNLTASIPVVVTAPGTADAGDLIVRRGATELTDGATITVAALEKLQLSTTLADGATDRKVVFTSSDPDVATFLGETWQTPQGELRAYSGSGNTVQLNILDEGTTDLTVSTSDGGSSVTVHVVAAKVAVTAVTLAKPNAHVAIGTTVSLGGAVTPSNATLNKLVWTSADPSVATVDDSGTVRGVENGVTTVTAVSHDNPSASATATITVAGVRATDLAVFPADVHLAAGATRTIGATVTPADVADATLTWTSADPAVATVDAGGKVTAVGAGEADITARTTDGSDLTAVSHVTVHENAIEATALTLEPATHWFQSDHFANPSVGDAPERALSLTVEPADATNADIVWTSNTPQVATVDPAGTVTAVAPGVAEISARTRDGSLTSTTTVHVPQLSETFENRGSTFTWGQTAVSGVPAMTSRVTTGAGGMALVYTSRSGTGPSALQKVFAEPIVNDTVVADLTYNVGTPGSSNGAYLAIADSAGNRYVTLQFIRGTELAIGSGGALTGANAASLVPGMTPVGTGLNVNAAWYAVHAELDLAARQATVTVTSRANNAITATRTIPFDDATEYTGDVAAVQLWTAGSGSGVWYPAVAEAHFYGTSATAREVVVDPTEVRLVPVTGTLGVSEQVTASVLPATAPQDLTWTSSAPEIVAVDDDGLVSAVTTYADLGAVVPATADITVAATSDPSVKKTVRVTITDTPNASEQLTVIDESGDTVSPADDPIALDDGEQLTLIATPTGGDGPSDIANIEWTSTDDGVVALESVGGREAAIRAIAGGRGTATITVRVWTFGADTPLTARITVDVDGGAPQDATEPEVTGLPTGDVNAIDGLDVSITATDPESGIRSLVVTLAGDEITANGHVDISGLSGEQTVTATASNNAGLETTATSTIFVVPVDGATKAPSTGVLSNTSGWAHGLHDGSYDVVMNLWWGTPGSVFRLYENSELVATKVLGAAVGTSQTLTTRFTGKPNGTYVYTSELINSKGTTTTTSTTVVVDAAAPGVPAVSHDNWDGDGDFTATANMWWGTNATSYTFTLDGQVVAEGTLAANSPNRQTASAHFTGVSPGVHTIQAVFTNPSGSTSSQPLQMTVRG, encoded by the coding sequence ATGACGCAGCACGAGCTCGACACCACTTCCCCACCGCTTGCGAGCATCCGCGCGGCACGTCGACGGACGGCGCCGGTGTGGCGCTCGTCGCTCGCGCTCGGCATGGCGGCACTGCTCGCCATCGGCGTTCCGACTGCCGCGAATGCAGTCGGCGGCTCCACGCATGTGCCTGCCGGAACGACCGTGCCCGTCGACAACCTGTCCTTCGAGCAGGGCCTCTCCGGCTGGACGTCGACTGGTTCGGTCACCGCCGTGGGAGATGGCCACGCGCACGACGGCACACAGCACGTGCGCCTCGCGGCGGGCGCCTCGGTCACCCGCACCGTCACCGGCATCGCTCAGGGCAGCTACACGCTGGCCGGTTGGTTCGACGGCGCGAAGAGCAACAACGCCGCTGCCCTGACGGCCACCGACACGGGCGCCCCCTCCGCCACCGCGCCGGTCGACGTGTACCTTGCGGGTGCCGGAACCTGGGCGCAGGGCGCTCATCGGAACGTCCTGGTCTACAACGGCCAGGTCACCATCACGATCACCGCAGGCTCGTCGCCGCTCCTCGTCGACGGCCTCACTCTGACCCTCGACTCGCAGGATGTGAACCCGCTGCAGAACTGGGGGTTCGACGACGGCCTGTCGGGGTGGGCCGTCAACGATGCCGCGCGCGTGACGGGCGTCACCGATGGCGCCGACAGCGGGTCGGGCGCCGTGAGACTCGGCGCCGGCGGGGCGATCTCCCAGACGATCCCCGTCGAGCCCGACACCCGCTATGTCGTCACCGCCCGCGCCCGCGTGGAGCGCGAGGACACCTATACGAGCACGACGCAGACGGATCGGTTCGGGCCGATCGGGACGCTCGTCACCCGATCCACCACCGGCAACCGCGTCAACATCGGCGTGAAGGGTGCCGATGACGTCGTGCTGCGTCAGGCGCCCGCCGCCACTGCGGGCTATTCGCTCGTGAGCGTGAGCTTCACCACCGACGCAGATGACGAGGAGGTGACGGTCTACGCGAACACCATCGCCGACGAGGCCTACCGTGAGTCCGTCGGCGTGTTCGCCGACGGCGACGGTGCTACCGCGTCGGGCGCCGCCCCCGCCGACGACTGGACCGGCAACGGCTCGGACGGAGCCTGGATCGACAACTTCGACGTCTTCGCCCTCGAGGAGGGTTACATCCGCGGCGCGGATGTGTCCAACCTGCAGGTGCTCGAAGACAACGGCGCGAAGTACTTCGCCAACGGCGTTCAGCAGGACGCGCTCCGGATTCTCTCCAACCGCGGCGTCAACTCCATCACCGGGATGATCTTCGTCCATGCCGGCAAGACGCTCTACGACGACAGCCTCCAGCCCATCAAGGTCACCGACGCGATTCCGGGCGGCGGGGCCTATCCCGACACCCTCAAGCTCTCGCACGAGGGCTACTTCGACGAGGTGCACACCGTCGCGTTGGCCGAGCGCGCCGCGGACCTGGACCTGAGCCTCATGCCCAGCTACCACCTGAGCGACGGCTTCGTCAGCGCAAGCAAGGCATCGACGCCGTACGAGTGGCTGGATCACTCGTACGACGGCACGGTGGCCAACTCGGACCTCGCCCACATCCGATCGGCGACCTACAACTATGTGCGCGACTCGCTTACCGCGATCGCAGACACCGGCGTCGACATCATCGCCGTCAAGCAGGGCAACGAGCAGAACGGCGGCCTGGTCTGGCCGATCGGCAAGGGAGCCACGTCTGCCGGCCATGCGGCGCTGATCGCCGCCGTCAACGATGCCGTCCAAGAGGTCGCACCCGGCGCACCCGGATGGGCGCACACCAACAACGGCTACTCGACGAGTGCCGCGCAGAGCTTCTTCACGGGGCTGATGAACAACGGCGCCAAGATCGACGGAGCCTCCTTCTCGCTCTACGGTGGGCGCTCGAGTGCGAACATCCTCAACATGGCCGAGATGCTCAACGCCGACCCGGCGCTGCGTCACCTCGACTACGTCAACGTCGAGGCAGCCGTGTCGTTCACTAGCTACAAGGCCACGTGGGCGAGCGACAACGTCATCACTCCGCCGTCTCAGTACTACAGCCGCAGCGTCAACGGGCAGTACAACTGGCTGCTCGACTACATGCAGGCGCCCTTGGACGTGCCCAACCCGTATGGGCAGATGCGCGGCTTCTACTTCTGGGAGATCGATTGGATCCCCGTGGGCGGCATCGGCTCGAAGCAGGGCGTTCCGGCCGATGTGAGCACCCGCACCATGTTCAACAACGGCAATCCGGCGATCACCCAGATGGGCTCGACTCAGCCGGGCAAGACCGGCGACATGCTCGACAGCCTGAGCGCGTACCTGATGCGCGGCACCGTGAAAGACAAGCCTGTCGACATGCAGTCACCGCTGGACGACCCGACGACGCGCGAAGCGTATGCGGTCGAATCGACCGCTCCGACCGGCATCACGCTCGCCGGCGACGCCGTGGAGCTCACGGTCGGGTCACGCGAACGGCTCCAGCCCACGGTCGCGCCGGTCGACAGGGTACTCACCGAGTCGACCATCTCGTACACGAGTGCAGATGAGACCGTCGCGACCGTGAGCCCATCCGGATACGTGGTCGGCACAGGCCCCGGGACGACGACGGTCACCGCCGCCGTCAGCGGGAACCTCACCGCCTCGATTCCGGTGGTGGTGACCGCGCCCGGGACAGCCGACGCGGGCGATCTCATCGTCCGCCGAGGCGCGACTGAGCTCACGGATGGCGCGACGATCACCGTGGCCGCGCTCGAGAAGCTGCAGCTTTCGACGACGCTCGCCGACGGCGCCACCGACCGCAAGGTCGTGTTCACCTCGTCCGATCCCGACGTGGCCACCTTCTTGGGCGAGACGTGGCAGACCCCACAGGGAGAGCTCCGTGCTTACTCGGGCAGCGGCAACACAGTCCAGCTGAACATCCTCGACGAGGGCACGACCGACCTCACCGTCTCGACCTCCGACGGCGGCTCCAGCGTGACCGTTCACGTCGTGGCCGCCAAGGTCGCCGTCACGGCAGTCACGCTCGCCAAGCCGAACGCACACGTCGCGATCGGCACGACCGTCTCGCTCGGCGGAGCGGTCACCCCGTCGAACGCCACGCTGAACAAGCTGGTCTGGACCTCTGCCGACCCGTCGGTCGCCACCGTCGATGACTCGGGAACGGTCCGAGGCGTCGAGAACGGGGTGACGACGGTCACCGCCGTCTCGCACGACAACCCGTCGGCGTCGGCGACAGCCACGATCACCGTTGCCGGGGTGCGCGCGACCGACCTAGCTGTCTTCCCCGCCGATGTCCATCTCGCGGCCGGAGCGACGCGCACCATCGGCGCCACCGTGACCCCGGCCGACGTCGCAGATGCCACCCTGACGTGGACCTCCGCCGACCCGGCCGTCGCGACGGTCGATGCGGGCGGAAAGGTGACCGCGGTCGGCGCCGGTGAAGCAGACATCACCGCGCGCACGACCGACGGCAGCGACCTGACCGCCGTCTCGCACGTCACGGTCCATGAGAACGCGATCGAGGCGACCGCACTCACACTGGAGCCCGCAACCCACTGGTTCCAGTCCGACCACTTCGCCAACCCCTCGGTAGGCGATGCCCCGGAGCGGGCCCTCTCGCTGACCGTCGAGCCTGCCGATGCCACCAATGCCGACATCGTCTGGACGTCGAACACGCCGCAGGTGGCAACGGTCGACCCCGCGGGCACCGTGACAGCTGTCGCTCCCGGAGTGGCGGAGATCTCGGCACGCACGCGCGACGGCAGCCTGACCTCGACGACCACTGTGCACGTCCCGCAGCTGAGCGAGACGTTCGAGAACCGCGGGTCGACCTTCACCTGGGGGCAGACTGCAGTCTCCGGTGTTCCCGCGATGACGTCGCGGGTGACGACAGGTGCCGGCGGCATGGCTCTGGTGTACACATCGCGCAGCGGCACAGGACCGAGCGCCCTGCAGAAGGTGTTCGCCGAGCCGATCGTCAACGACACGGTCGTCGCCGACCTGACATACAACGTCGGAACTCCCGGCTCGTCGAACGGCGCATACCTGGCGATCGCCGACAGTGCGGGCAACCGGTACGTCACCCTGCAGTTCATTCGAGGCACGGAACTCGCGATCGGCTCGGGCGGAGCGCTCACGGGCGCGAACGCGGCGTCGCTCGTCCCGGGTATGACTCCCGTCGGCACGGGATTGAACGTCAACGCGGCGTGGTACGCCGTGCACGCCGAACTGGACCTGGCAGCGCGCCAGGCGACCGTGACCGTCACCTCTCGCGCGAACAACGCGATCACCGCCACCCGAACGATTCCCTTCGACGATGCGACCGAGTACACCGGCGATGTAGCGGCAGTGCAGCTGTGGACCGCCGGCAGCGGAAGCGGCGTCTGGTATCCCGCCGTCGCGGAGGCCCACTTCTACGGGACGTCGGCGACGGCGCGAGAGGTCGTGGTCGATCCCACCGAGGTGCGACTCGTGCCGGTGACGGGCACGCTCGGCGTCTCTGAGCAGGTCACTGCGTCGGTACTGCCGGCAACTGCTCCGCAGGATCTCACGTGGACGTCGTCGGCACCCGAGATCGTCGCTGTGGACGATGACGGCCTCGTATCGGCAGTCACCACCTATGCCGACCTCGGCGCCGTCGTTCCCGCCACCGCCGACATCACCGTCGCCGCGACATCCGACCCCTCGGTGAAGAAGACAGTAAGGGTGACGATCACCGACACACCCAACGCGTCGGAGCAGCTGACCGTGATCGACGAATCGGGGGATACGGTCTCCCCCGCCGATGATCCGATCGCACTCGACGACGGCGAGCAGCTGACGCTCATCGCCACCCCGACCGGCGGCGACGGTCCGTCCGACATCGCGAACATCGAGTGGACCAGCACCGACGACGGCGTCGTCGCACTCGAGTCCGTCGGAGGCCGCGAAGCCGCCATCCGGGCGATCGCTGGCGGGCGGGGAACAGCCACGATCACGGTGCGCGTGTGGACGTTCGGTGCGGACACCCCCCTGACCGCACGCATCACCGTGGACGTCGACGGGGGGGCACCGCAGGATGCCACAGAACCCGAGGTGACGGGTCTGCCGACCGGAGACGTGAACGCCATCGACGGCCTGGACGTGTCGATCACGGCCACCGACCCCGAGAGCGGCATCCGGTCACTCGTGGTGACCCTCGCCGGCGACGAGATCACCGCGAACGGGCACGTCGACATCAGCGGACTGTCGGGCGAACAGACCGTCACCGCGACCGCGTCCAACAATGCGGGGCTCGAGACCACCGCCACCTCGACGATCTTCGTCGTCCCAGTCGACGGCGCGACGAAGGCACCATCGACCGGAGTGCTCTCGAACACGAGCGGCTGGGCGCACGGGCTCCACGATGGCTCGTACGACGTCGTGATGAACCTGTGGTGGGGCACCCCCGGGTCGGTCTTCCGCCTGTACGAGAACAGCGAGCTCGTGGCGACCAAGGTGCTGGGCGCCGCGGTCGGCACATCGCAGACACTCACCACGCGGTTCACGGGCAAACCCAACGGCACGTACGTGTACACCAGCGAGCTGATCAACTCGAAGGGCACAACCACCACGACATCGACGACAGTGGTGGTCGACGCCGCCGCGCCGGGCGTGCCCGCCGTGAGTCACGATAACTGGGACGGCGACGGCGACTTCACCGCCACAGCCAACATGTGGTGGGGCACGAACGCGACGTCGTACACGTTCACGCTCGACGGCCAGGTCGTCGCCGAGGGCACACTCGCGGCGAACAGTCCGAACCGTCAGACGGCGTCCGCGCACTTCACCGGCGTCAGCCCCGGCGTTCACACGATCCAGGCCGTGTTCACCAATCCGAGCGGGTCGACGAGTTCGCAGCCCCTCCAGATGACCGTGCGAGGCTGA
- a CDS encoding glycosyl hydrolase 115 family protein: MTLPPNHDRLSLRDRHDGVLIAERATRLQLALDPAEPAAVQRAARRLADDLRSLVGAEVDLDSASAPTRIVVGTLGVSEAVDTAVAEGRLDVRDLYDETGAARWEGFTIAVVDDVLHLVGTDRRGTVYAVYEFARAIGVSPWQWWADAPVHPRDHITLPRDTRISDWPSVRYRGVFINDEEELFHWSRLHTADDTIGPETYERLFELLLRLGGNYIWPAMHVGAFNHDAENGRLAHEMGIVVGSSHCDMLLRSNNHEFTPWSQARPEPVIYDYSLEGSNRDALREYWRGSVEQNGDYEVTWTVGIRGVHDSGFETAAIDADESLDDDGKFRARVELLEKAIEDQRSILSDTLGVDPTRPPQLFIPYKEVLPLYDAGLQVPDDVTLVWANDNFGYIRRFPSDAERERAGGHGLYYHSSYWSNYTTSYLATSSTPLALMRSELTKAWDGGIRQLWVDNVGGLKPLEIETEFFLRCAWEAGRETTTGNVRAFIERWTNATFSGSLGARAADIYARYYQLNNQRKYEHLSADVFSQTGYGDEAGRRLASLRELFDETNALMAELPEDERDAFFQMFAIKIHMSYLVNGEFVYADRSTLAYEQGRHAAADAHVATARSFGDLRRRLIHFYNTTMSDGRWDGMFTPEAFPPPVMPLFAPGTPALRIAGHGLGVTAWSTGYADARHLTFAPYGRTEKWIEVSSLGHPGTAFAVDCDDWIEVSPAAGIVQTEQRLAVRVRSDMRALAGRRGRIRVVSPDTGQTTVIEVQVADAPSIAPGHPGWIEADGVVSIDPSMPDSVRPSSDHAWSVVEDLGRYANGALMAQRINGSRAHGTSTATATFGFHLATPGTHVLELHRLPSLDSTGRIRVGVSIDGDEPRVVESETTDEHRGHWASGIQDNVERLRVHLPRLAPGAHTLTLHAIDPAFAVSKAVIYTSRIASTNLGPEFSTHTDRPSSFVSDPDPAALDMQALRDSLAALFRGGDDELPTPDQLYADRSFWSGDTTNRRPIAAPQPRRSLQPESLEPPVAKDLLAGIATGPLVESGGVVAFEAEDALADTGHAWLTPEEGGAARWVHTQAESAARVGLALQVRPRALRWHDPLQAPAMHFAIDVTTGGSYRVWLLVSFQDDRDDSCVIALDGVPQPVEDQFSHGSLCTYGLRQAWVWTHISDLEIAEGRHTFSIHARESGLRVDRIYLTLGNELPPIDARWQPTARSVAPPHHPAIATAVDA; the protein is encoded by the coding sequence ATGACGTTACCGCCGAACCACGACCGCCTCTCTCTGCGTGATCGCCACGACGGAGTGCTCATCGCCGAACGCGCCACCCGACTGCAGCTCGCCCTCGATCCCGCCGAGCCCGCAGCAGTGCAGCGCGCCGCCCGGCGACTCGCCGACGACCTCCGATCGCTGGTCGGCGCGGAGGTCGACCTGGATTCCGCGTCTGCTCCGACACGCATCGTGGTCGGCACCCTCGGCGTCTCCGAGGCTGTCGACACCGCCGTAGCGGAAGGTCGCCTCGACGTGCGCGACCTCTACGACGAGACGGGCGCGGCTCGCTGGGAGGGCTTCACCATCGCCGTGGTCGACGACGTGCTGCACCTCGTCGGCACAGACCGCCGCGGCACGGTGTACGCGGTCTACGAATTCGCCCGCGCCATCGGCGTCTCGCCCTGGCAGTGGTGGGCAGATGCGCCGGTGCACCCGCGCGATCACATCACGCTCCCCCGCGACACGCGGATCTCGGACTGGCCGTCGGTGCGGTATCGCGGCGTCTTCATCAACGACGAAGAGGAGCTGTTCCACTGGTCGCGTCTGCACACTGCGGACGACACGATCGGGCCTGAGACGTACGAGCGCCTGTTCGAGCTGCTGCTGCGGCTCGGCGGGAACTACATCTGGCCGGCGATGCACGTCGGCGCGTTCAACCACGACGCCGAGAACGGTCGCCTGGCTCACGAGATGGGCATCGTGGTGGGCTCGAGCCATTGCGACATGCTGCTGCGCAGCAACAACCACGAGTTCACCCCCTGGTCGCAGGCACGGCCGGAACCTGTCATCTACGACTACTCCCTCGAAGGTTCCAACCGCGATGCGCTGCGCGAGTACTGGCGGGGCAGCGTCGAGCAGAACGGCGACTACGAGGTCACGTGGACCGTCGGCATCCGTGGCGTCCACGACTCGGGGTTCGAGACGGCCGCGATCGACGCCGACGAGTCCCTCGACGACGACGGCAAGTTCCGCGCTCGTGTGGAGCTTCTCGAGAAGGCGATCGAGGACCAGCGATCGATCCTCTCGGACACACTCGGAGTCGACCCCACCCGGCCGCCGCAGCTGTTCATCCCCTACAAAGAGGTGCTGCCGCTGTACGACGCGGGTCTTCAGGTGCCCGACGACGTGACGCTGGTGTGGGCGAACGACAACTTCGGCTACATCCGCCGGTTTCCGTCCGACGCCGAGCGGGAGCGGGCAGGGGGCCATGGGTTGTACTACCACTCGTCCTACTGGTCGAACTACACGACGAGCTACCTCGCCACCTCCTCCACTCCGCTCGCGCTCATGCGTTCCGAACTGACCAAGGCCTGGGATGGCGGCATACGGCAGCTGTGGGTCGACAACGTCGGCGGCCTCAAGCCCCTCGAGATCGAGACGGAGTTCTTCCTGCGGTGCGCCTGGGAGGCGGGGCGCGAGACGACCACCGGGAACGTGCGCGCCTTCATCGAGCGGTGGACGAACGCGACGTTCAGCGGATCTCTCGGCGCACGGGCCGCAGACATCTACGCTCGCTACTACCAGCTGAACAACCAGCGCAAGTACGAGCACCTGTCGGCCGACGTCTTCTCGCAGACCGGGTACGGCGACGAGGCAGGGCGACGCCTCGCCTCGCTGCGCGAGCTGTTCGATGAGACGAACGCGTTGATGGCGGAGCTGCCCGAGGACGAGCGCGATGCGTTCTTCCAGATGTTCGCCATCAAGATCCACATGTCGTACCTCGTCAACGGCGAGTTCGTCTACGCCGACCGCAGCACGCTCGCCTATGAGCAGGGAAGGCACGCGGCTGCGGATGCGCACGTGGCGACCGCTCGGAGCTTCGGAGACCTTCGCCGCCGGCTCATCCACTTCTACAACACGACGATGTCGGACGGCAGGTGGGACGGCATGTTCACCCCGGAGGCATTCCCTCCGCCGGTCATGCCTCTGTTCGCGCCCGGAACTCCGGCTTTGCGCATCGCCGGGCACGGGCTCGGCGTCACTGCGTGGAGTACCGGGTACGCGGATGCGCGCCATCTCACATTCGCACCGTATGGGCGCACCGAGAAGTGGATCGAGGTGTCGTCGCTCGGTCACCCCGGCACGGCTTTCGCGGTCGACTGCGACGACTGGATCGAGGTGTCGCCCGCCGCGGGGATCGTCCAGACAGAGCAGCGACTTGCGGTGCGGGTGCGATCCGACATGCGCGCGCTGGCAGGGCGCCGTGGCCGGATCCGTGTCGTCTCGCCCGATACCGGGCAGACCACCGTGATAGAGGTCCAGGTGGCCGATGCGCCCTCGATCGCCCCCGGACACCCCGGATGGATCGAGGCCGACGGAGTGGTGAGCATCGATCCGTCGATGCCCGATTCCGTGCGTCCGTCCAGCGACCACGCATGGTCGGTCGTCGAGGACCTCGGGCGGTACGCGAACGGTGCGCTGATGGCCCAACGCATCAACGGGTCCCGCGCGCACGGCACGTCGACGGCGACGGCGACCTTCGGATTCCATCTCGCTACGCCCGGCACGCACGTCCTCGAACTCCACCGGCTTCCGTCGCTCGACTCCACAGGGCGAATCCGTGTCGGCGTGAGCATCGACGGAGACGAACCGCGTGTCGTCGAGAGCGAGACCACCGACGAGCACCGGGGTCACTGGGCGTCCGGCATTCAAGACAACGTCGAGCGGCTCCGCGTGCATCTGCCTCGCCTCGCGCCGGGGGCTCACACCCTCACGCTGCACGCGATCGACCCGGCGTTCGCCGTCTCGAAGGCCGTGATCTACACGTCGCGGATCGCCTCGACCAATCTCGGTCCCGAGTTCAGCACGCACACCGATCGGCCCAGTTCTTTCGTGTCCGACCCCGATCCGGCAGCGCTCGACATGCAGGCGCTGCGCGATTCGCTGGCCGCGCTGTTCCGGGGCGGCGACGACGAACTTCCCACTCCGGATCAGCTGTATGCGGACCGCAGCTTCTGGAGCGGTGACACGACGAACCGTCGACCGATCGCCGCACCCCAGCCGAGGCGTTCACTGCAACCCGAGTCGCTCGAGCCGCCAGTGGCGAAGGATCTTCTCGCGGGAATCGCCACAGGCCCCCTCGTCGAGTCGGGAGGTGTGGTCGCCTTCGAAGCCGAAGACGCATTGGCTGACACGGGGCATGCCTGGCTCACCCCCGAAGAGGGCGGCGCGGCGCGGTGGGTGCACACGCAGGCTGAGTCCGCCGCGCGAGTCGGTCTTGCCCTCCAGGTGCGCCCACGCGCTCTGCGGTGGCACGACCCGCTGCAGGCGCCGGCGATGCACTTCGCGATCGATGTCACGACCGGCGGCTCCTACCGCGTGTGGCTCCTGGTCTCCTTCCAGGACGACCGCGACGACTCGTGTGTGATCGCGCTCGACGGGGTGCCGCAACCAGTCGAGGATCAGTTCTCGCACGGCTCGCTGTGCACGTACGGCTTGCGGCAGGCGTGGGTCTGGACGCACATCTCCGACCTGGAGATCGCCGAGGGCCGCCATACCTTCTCGATCCACGCGCGCGAATCCGGACTGCGCGTGGACCGCATCTACCTCACGCTCGGAAACGAGCTTCCCCCCATCGATGCACGCTGGCAGCCGACGGCACGCTCCGTGGCGCCGCCGCACCACCCCGCGATCGCAACCGCGGTCGACGCCTGA
- the uxuA gene encoding mannonate dehydratase, with product MEHTWRWFGPDDPISLAEVRQTDATGIVSALHHIPNGEVWSVEEILKRKAVIEAAGLTWSVVESVPVHEHIKWGGPKRDEAIANYAQTLRNLGACGLKTVCYNFMPVIDWARTEQRYAMPNGGFAMRFDFNAHAAFDLFILERTGAEADYTPDEVAQARDYLDRASEAELTELRNTVLLGLPGSEESYELAGLRASLALYDGLTADDIRENLGTFLRAVVPAAEEAGIRLAIHPDDPPRPLFGLPRVVSNADDAQWLLDAAPSWANGLTMCVGSYGSVATNDVVEMTRRFADRIYFAHLRNVTIEADGKSFFEDDHIDGGSDMVGVITELVREEQRRAAAGEDAAVIPMRPDHGHFLLDDLARPTYPGYALIGRLKGLAELRGVERAVTQVLSGSLAGA from the coding sequence ATGGAGCACACCTGGCGCTGGTTCGGCCCCGACGACCCGATCAGCCTGGCAGAGGTCCGTCAGACCGATGCGACCGGAATCGTCTCGGCGCTTCACCACATCCCCAACGGCGAGGTGTGGTCGGTCGAAGAGATCCTGAAGCGCAAGGCCGTCATCGAGGCCGCGGGCCTCACCTGGTCGGTCGTCGAGTCGGTCCCCGTGCACGAGCACATCAAGTGGGGCGGGCCGAAGCGCGACGAGGCGATCGCGAACTACGCGCAGACTCTCCGCAACCTCGGAGCCTGTGGGTTGAAGACGGTCTGCTACAACTTCATGCCCGTCATCGACTGGGCGCGCACCGAGCAGCGCTACGCGATGCCCAACGGCGGCTTCGCGATGCGGTTCGACTTCAACGCGCACGCGGCGTTCGACCTCTTCATCCTGGAGCGCACGGGCGCCGAAGCCGACTACACACCCGACGAGGTGGCGCAGGCGCGTGACTACCTCGACCGCGCGAGCGAGGCCGAGCTGACCGAGCTGCGCAACACGGTGCTGCTCGGGCTACCCGGCTCGGAGGAGTCCTACGAGCTCGCCGGCCTTCGCGCGAGCCTCGCCCTGTATGACGGACTGACCGCCGACGACATCCGCGAGAACCTCGGCACGTTCCTGCGCGCGGTCGTCCCGGCGGCCGAGGAGGCGGGCATCCGCCTGGCCATCCACCCCGACGACCCGCCCCGTCCGCTGTTCGGCCTGCCGCGCGTCGTCTCGAACGCCGACGATGCGCAGTGGCTGTTGGATGCCGCGCCCTCGTGGGCGAACGGCCTGACCATGTGCGTCGGGTCGTACGGGTCGGTCGCGACGAACGACGTGGTCGAGATGACGCGCCGGTTTGCGGACCGCATCTACTTCGCGCACCTGCGCAACGTGACCATCGAGGCCGACGGCAAGAGCTTCTTCGAAGACGACCACATCGATGGCGGCTCCGACATGGTCGGCGTCATCACAGAGCTCGTCCGCGAAGAGCAGCGCCGGGCGGCGGCAGGAGAGGACGCCGCTGTCATCCCGATGCGCCCCGACCACGGCCATTTCCTGCTCGACGATCTCGCCCGCCCCACCTACCCCGGCTACGCGCTGATCGGCCGGCTCAAGGGCCTCGCCGAACTGCGTGGGGTAGAGCGCGCCGTCACCCAGGTTCTCAG